One segment of Haliotis asinina isolate JCU_RB_2024 chromosome 12, JCU_Hal_asi_v2, whole genome shotgun sequence DNA contains the following:
- the LOC137258308 gene encoding ras-related protein Rab-2 translates to MSYAYLFKYIIIGDTGVGKSCLLLQFTDKRFQPVHDLTIGVEFGARMITIDGKQIKLQIWDTAGQESFRSITRSYYRGAAGALLVYDITRRDTFNHLTTWLEDARQHSNSNMVIMLIGNKSDLEARREVKKEEGEAFAREHGLIFMETSAKTAANVEEAFINTAKEIYQKIQDGVFDINNEANGIKIGPQHSPTNQSMPSSGGGGGQGGGCC, encoded by the exons gtgTTGGAAAGTCCTGCCTGTTACTGCAGTTTACAGACAAGAGGTTCCAGCCTGTGCATGACTTGACTATAG GTGTTGAATTCGGTGCGCGTATGATTACCATCGAtggaaaacaaatcaaattgcAAATCTGGGATACA GCTGGTCAAGAATCCTTCAGGTCCATTACAAGATCTTACTACAGAGGTGCAGCTGGTGCCTTGTTAGTCTACGACATCACCAG ACGTGATACATTTAACCACTTGACCACGTGGTTGGAAGATGCCAGACAACACTCCAACTCCAATATGGTCATCATGTTGATAGGAAACAAAAG TGACCTTGAAGCAAGGCGAGAGGTAAAGAAGGAGGAAggtgaagcatttgcccgagaACATGGCCTCATATTCATGGAAACATCTGCCAAGACAGCTGCCAATGTAGAAGAA GCTTTCATCAACACAGCGAAGGAAATCTACCAGAAAATCCAAGATGGTGTCTTTGATATTAATAATGAG GCAAATGGTATCAAGATTGGCCCTCAGCACTCGCCGACCAACCAAAGTATGCCCTCCAGCGGCGGAGGTGGTGGACAGGGAGGTGGATGCTGCTGA